A region of Candidatus Cloacimonadota bacterium DNA encodes the following proteins:
- a CDS encoding C40 family peptidase translates to MKKSAYILFVFIILSGCSHLSKQENNIYHVRNEYYFAPHLLPHVSPEMQFAGYWIDKIEKPDSIILNSNDIENLNSHIKKIGLIRNVIDTEKDDSLIDEFHDLAYKYIERKKVFLEEAELYEQDGSRLSAEELDFYRENLPRDLTDFSNLCLDSLAFITHFSNELNLPGNYFLSEKTFDEEFNRLQNNGLDMGNITFAVCLSRDRKWVFQVNNDSYGWIPKENLFMLKNYHQLAKFKSGIVCIPYAQFWFKQNESGFAGTLRMGSKVWIDTTFSDEKHFRIYCPKVTATFFAYIRKNEIVLQPLSITSRNLLEKAFSWLNYPYGWGDTNQFVDCSKFIQKLYALFGINFPRNGNAQQNSWQSLREIFPEKPVPEILQNSGIPGFTLLRMPGHIMLYVGSESNKDYAIHVLYRYQQVDESIISNRVTNRIVISDLDLSRGTPRGSYRERLNVILNPGIKISQ, encoded by the coding sequence ATGAAAAAATCCGCTTATATATTATTTGTATTCATTATCTTATCAGGTTGCAGTCATCTTTCAAAACAGGAAAATAATATCTATCATGTTCGAAACGAATATTATTTTGCTCCGCATCTTTTGCCGCATGTTTCACCCGAAATGCAATTTGCTGGATATTGGATAGATAAAATAGAAAAACCGGATTCAATAATTTTGAACTCCAATGATATCGAAAATTTGAACTCTCATATAAAGAAAATTGGATTAATCAGAAATGTTATTGATACAGAGAAAGATGACTCTTTAATTGATGAATTCCATGATCTTGCCTATAAATATATTGAACGTAAAAAAGTTTTTTTAGAAGAAGCCGAATTGTATGAACAGGATGGCAGCAGACTTAGCGCAGAAGAACTCGATTTTTATCGTGAAAATCTTCCTCGTGATTTAACTGATTTTTCAAACCTTTGCTTAGATTCTTTGGCTTTCATCACTCATTTCAGTAACGAATTGAATTTACCCGGTAACTATTTTCTATCTGAAAAAACTTTTGATGAAGAATTTAATCGTTTGCAAAACAATGGATTAGATATGGGAAACATCACATTTGCTGTTTGCCTTAGTAGAGATAGAAAATGGGTTTTTCAAGTTAATAATGATTCTTATGGCTGGATTCCAAAAGAAAATTTATTCATGTTGAAAAATTATCATCAACTTGCTAAGTTCAAAAGTGGAATTGTCTGCATCCCTTATGCTCAATTTTGGTTTAAGCAAAATGAGTCTGGTTTCGCTGGCACTTTGCGAATGGGTTCAAAAGTTTGGATCGATACAACTTTTAGTGATGAAAAACATTTCAGGATCTACTGCCCAAAAGTCACCGCAACATTTTTTGCCTATATTCGTAAAAATGAAATTGTTTTACAGCCGCTTTCGATAACTTCTCGCAATTTGCTGGAGAAAGCCTTTTCATGGCTAAATTATCCTTATGGTTGGGGCGACACTAATCAGTTTGTTGATTGTTCCAAATTTATTCAGAAATTATATGCCTTATTTGGAATTAATTTTCCTCGCAACGGAAATGCACAACAAAATTCCTGGCAAAGTTTAAGGGAGATTTTTCCAGAAAAACCGGTTCCTGAAATTCTGCAGAATTCAGGTATTCCAGGTTTCACTTTACTTCGTATGCCGGGACATATAATGCTATACGTGGGAAGTGAAAGTAACAAAGATTATGCGATCCATGTTCTTTATCGATATCAGCAAGTTGACGAAAGCATAATATCAAACAGAGTTACAAACCGTATTGTAATTTCCGATCTAGATCTTAGTCGGGGAACTCCTCGTGGTTCTTATCGTGAAAGGTTGAATGTTATTTTGAATCCGGGAATAAAAATTTCACAGTAA
- a CDS encoding KpsF/GutQ family sugar-phosphate isomerase encodes MNIIDFVKKELNLEAEAIQKVADRIDENIEKAIELIFNCQGKVVVTGMGKTGIIGRKIASTLSSTGTTSIFLHAAEGIHGDLGILQPEDVVLAISNSGNTEELISIIPFIKFNKIPIIAFTGNLDSKLAKNADLIIDCHVAKEFEPFGLVPTASTTVALAVGDAIAVALLKKRDFQESDFAQFHPGGTIGKKLLLRVEELMHKEIPIVKENETMNSAIQKMLDINIGGTIVIDNNDKLVGIITDGDLKRILLKNQQNIMDKTVSETMTKDPKTISGNSLAVDALNLMEDNNITLLPVVDEKYKPVGVLQMHDLIKAGVVG; translated from the coding sequence ATGAATATTATCGATTTCGTGAAAAAAGAACTGAACCTGGAAGCAGAAGCAATTCAAAAAGTAGCTGATCGCATAGATGAAAATATCGAAAAAGCGATCGAATTGATCTTTAATTGCCAGGGTAAAGTTGTTGTAACCGGAATGGGGAAGACCGGCATTATTGGACGCAAGATTGCTTCAACGCTTTCCAGTACCGGCACCACTTCCATTTTTTTGCATGCTGCAGAAGGTATTCACGGCGATCTGGGAATTCTTCAGCCGGAAGATGTTGTATTAGCAATTTCCAACAGCGGTAATACTGAAGAATTGATATCAATAATTCCATTCATCAAATTCAATAAAATTCCCATCATCGCTTTCACAGGAAATCTGGATTCCAAACTGGCAAAAAATGCCGATCTGATCATCGATTGTCATGTTGCCAAAGAATTCGAGCCATTTGGTTTAGTTCCCACTGCCAGCACAACAGTCGCTCTGGCAGTTGGTGATGCCATTGCAGTAGCACTGCTGAAAAAACGAGATTTCCAGGAATCTGATTTTGCTCAATTTCATCCCGGTGGAACAATTGGGAAAAAGCTTCTTTTGCGAGTGGAAGAATTGATGCACAAAGAAATCCCAATTGTAAAAGAAAATGAAACAATGAATTCAGCAATACAGAAAATGTTGGATATCAACATTGGAGGAACTATCGTTATCGATAATAATGATAAATTGGTTGGAATTATTACCGATGGTGATCTGAAAAGAATTTTACTCAAAAATCAGCAAAACATCATGGATAAAACTGTTTCGGAAACAATGACAAAAGATCCCAAAACGATCTCAGGAAATTCATTGGCAGTTGATGCCTTGAATCTGATGGAAGATAATAACATCACTTTACTTCCTGTAGTAGATGAAAAATACAAACCGGTCGGAGTATTGCAGATGCATGATTTGATCAAAGCCGGTGTGGTGGGATAA
- the thrS gene encoding threonine--tRNA ligase, which produces MNIKIKFPDGSIKDFPKDISPYDVAMSISPGLARNVVAARVNDKLIDLNAPIGEDASIELYKFDSEIGREVYWHSTAHLMAQAVQELFPDVKVTIGPAIEQGFYYDFDKEVPFTDADLVKIEAKMKELSKQKLEYKREEITREEGIKKFADMGESYKVEILNEIPEGEIISLYTQGKFTDLCRGPHLPNTGMIKAVKLLKTSGAYWRGDEKNKMLQRIYGISFPSNKELNQYLEMLEEAKKRDHRKLGKELNIYSISDEIGPGLVMWHPNGALMRSVIEDYWKKRHFEDGYDVVNTPHIGKKELWETSGHLQFYEESMYSPIVVDEKEYYLKPMNCPFHIAIYQSEKHSYRDLPIKMAEMGTVYRYEKSGALHGLMRVRGFTQDDAHIICTPEQLDDEIMNVLKFSIDILKAFGFENMDIYLSTMPEKAVGEKADWDKATSALEKALKAENIDYKVDEGGGAFYGPKIDIKIKDALNRSWQCSTIQFDFNLPERFGMEYIGADNQPHRPFMVHRALLGSMERFFGTLIEYHAGNFPLWLCPVQVEVIPISEHYEEYAREVNSKLKAAGIRSEIDLQNEKIGYKIRAAEMRKIPYMFIVGAKEQESGKVSVRCHGKGDLGSKELAEITAEIKQENDEKK; this is translated from the coding sequence ATGAATATAAAAATTAAATTTCCGGATGGTTCCATAAAGGACTTTCCAAAAGATATTAGCCCGTATGATGTGGCAATGAGCATCAGTCCGGGTTTGGCTCGCAATGTTGTTGCAGCCAGAGTTAATGATAAGTTAATCGATTTGAATGCTCCAATTGGCGAAGATGCATCGATCGAACTTTATAAATTTGATAGTGAAATTGGCAGAGAAGTTTACTGGCACAGTACTGCACATCTGATGGCGCAAGCAGTACAAGAGCTTTTCCCGGATGTAAAAGTAACTATCGGTCCCGCAATCGAGCAGGGATTTTATTACGATTTTGATAAAGAAGTTCCTTTCACCGATGCTGATCTGGTCAAGATCGAAGCAAAAATGAAAGAGCTTTCTAAGCAGAAATTGGAATATAAACGAGAAGAGATCACCCGTGAAGAAGGAATTAAGAAATTTGCTGATATGGGTGAGAGCTACAAAGTTGAGATATTGAATGAAATTCCTGAAGGTGAGATCATTTCGCTCTATACTCAGGGAAAATTCACCGATCTTTGTCGAGGACCGCATCTGCCAAATACTGGTATGATCAAAGCTGTCAAGCTCTTGAAAACTTCCGGTGCTTATTGGCGAGGTGATGAGAAAAACAAGATGCTGCAGCGAATTTACGGCATCAGTTTTCCTTCCAACAAAGAACTGAACCAATACCTGGAAATGCTGGAAGAAGCCAAGAAGAGAGATCATCGCAAGCTTGGAAAGGAACTTAATATATATTCCATTTCCGACGAGATCGGACCGGGTCTTGTAATGTGGCATCCCAATGGAGCTTTGATGCGTTCTGTGATCGAAGATTATTGGAAAAAGCGTCACTTTGAAGATGGTTATGATGTAGTAAATACTCCACATATCGGAAAGAAAGAATTGTGGGAAACCAGTGGTCATTTGCAGTTTTATGAAGAAAGCATGTACAGCCCAATCGTGGTAGATGAAAAGGAATATTATCTAAAACCGATGAATTGTCCTTTCCACATTGCTATTTATCAGTCGGAGAAGCATAGTTATCGCGATCTGCCCATAAAAATGGCAGAAATGGGAACTGTTTATCGTTACGAAAAATCAGGCGCTCTGCATGGTTTAATGCGGGTGCGCGGCTTCACTCAGGATGATGCCCACATCATCTGCACTCCTGAGCAGCTGGATGATGAGATTATGAATGTTTTGAAGTTTTCGATCGATATTCTGAAAGCTTTCGGTTTTGAAAATATGGACATTTATCTTTCCACCATGCCGGAAAAAGCAGTGGGAGAAAAAGCAGATTGGGATAAAGCAACTTCTGCTCTGGAAAAAGCTTTGAAAGCCGAGAACATCGATTATAAAGTTGATGAAGGTGGCGGAGCTTTTTACGGTCCGAAAATAGACATCAAGATCAAAGATGCTTTGAACAGGAGCTGGCAATGTTCCACTATTCAATTCGATTTTAATTTACCGGAACGTTTCGGCATGGAATATATTGGAGCAGATAATCAGCCGCATCGACCCTTCATGGTGCATCGTGCTCTGCTGGGTTCGATGGAAAGATTCTTCGGAACTCTGATCGAATATCATGCCGGTAATTTCCCGCTCTGGTTATGTCCTGTTCAGGTGGAAGTGATTCCGATTTCCGAACATTATGAAGAATATGCCAGGGAAGTTAATTCCAAGCTGAAAGCTGCTGGAATTCGTAGCGAAATCGATTTGCAGAATGAAAAGATCGGCTACAAGATCCGTGCTGCTGAAATGCGCAAGATTCCTTATATGTTCATCGTGGGAGCAAAAGAACAGGAAAGCGGTAAAGTATCTGTCAGATGTCATGGTAAAGGTGATCTGGGCAGCAAAGAACTGGCTGAGATCACTGCAGAAATTAAACAGGAAAACGACGAAAAGAAATAG
- a CDS encoding ABC transporter substrate-binding protein: MMKKAILIFAIAMLLLAGCGQKQKTENDVTEVIFWQAMGGPLGDALAELIKKFNDTHPDIHVTSINMGNYTALSQKLMASIQTGNQPHVAQAYEAWISNFIDGEVIIPIEDFIAKDPNFGKEELADIYPVFIKSNTMNGKLVSFPFNKSVRVQYYNKDILFQNDLDPNIPPKTWEEFLHYSDLLTQDLDGDGKIDQYGTTLKISAWQFENLLLQAGGEIMNEDNTKPLFNSKEGVEALEYLNTLLNVNKSAYLSPGYEGQKDFTARKIAFYEDSSVSMAYMLRTGIDFNLGISAIPIKETKRNIISGTNVVIFDSENDKVEWAAWEFVKWFTEAAQTARWSELTYYMPVRKSAFQEEAIKKRLESNPEIASVYEQLEHATFEPQISEWFETRKYLEEQVIEKVLRGTLKPQKALDNAAKMIKEKIAKSKE, translated from the coding sequence ATGATGAAAAAAGCTATATTAATATTTGCGATTGCAATGCTGCTGCTTGCAGGTTGCGGACAAAAGCAGAAAACTGAAAATGATGTAACCGAAGTGATCTTCTGGCAGGCAATGGGTGGTCCTTTGGGTGATGCTTTAGCTGAATTGATAAAAAAGTTTAATGATACTCATCCAGATATTCATGTAACTTCCATCAACATGGGAAATTACACTGCACTATCTCAAAAGTTGATGGCTTCCATTCAAACCGGAAACCAGCCGCATGTGGCACAAGCTTATGAAGCCTGGATCTCCAATTTCATCGATGGTGAAGTTATCATTCCGATAGAAGATTTCATTGCTAAAGATCCCAATTTTGGAAAAGAAGAATTAGCAGATATTTACCCGGTATTCATCAAAAGCAATACAATGAACGGAAAACTGGTGTCTTTTCCCTTCAATAAAAGCGTGCGGGTTCAATATTACAACAAAGATATCCTTTTCCAGAATGACCTCGATCCCAATATTCCTCCTAAAACCTGGGAAGAATTTTTACATTATTCAGATCTCTTGACTCAAGACCTGGATGGTGATGGTAAGATCGACCAATACGGCACAACATTGAAGATAAGTGCCTGGCAATTTGAAAATCTGCTGCTTCAAGCCGGTGGTGAGATCATGAACGAAGACAATACCAAACCGCTTTTCAATAGTAAAGAAGGCGTAGAAGCTCTGGAATATCTGAACACACTTCTTAATGTGAATAAATCTGCTTATCTTTCACCGGGATATGAAGGACAAAAAGATTTTACAGCACGTAAGATAGCTTTTTATGAGGATTCCAGCGTTTCGATGGCTTATATGCTGCGGACAGGAATCGATTTTAATCTGGGAATTTCTGCGATTCCTATTAAAGAAACCAAAAGAAATATCATCAGTGGTACAAATGTGGTGATCTTTGATTCGGAAAATGATAAGGTGGAATGGGCTGCTTGGGAATTTGTAAAATGGTTTACCGAAGCTGCTCAAACAGCTCGCTGGAGCGAACTTACATATTATATGCCGGTGCGCAAAAGTGCCTTCCAGGAAGAAGCTATAAAAAAACGATTGGAGAGCAATCCTGAAATTGCATCTGTTTATGAACAATTGGAACATGCTACTTTTGAACCTCAGATCAGTGAGTGGTTTGAAACGCGTAAATATCTGGAAGAGCAGGTTATTGAAAAAGTGCTGAGGGGAACTCTTAAACCACAAAAAGCTTTGGATAACGCTGCCAAGATGATCAAAGAAAAGATTGCAAAATCTAAAGAATAG
- a CDS encoding flavin reductase family protein, with translation MKRTDFSEANSKTKHPAKVVVAIVKDKDGKFNPITLEWYMKTSIKPPMFAISIGHTRYSHECLQQNRFFNLCFPSNQMIEAVKLWGSKSGRDLDKLEVGGHEWFAGRLDKYPIIKDAKATFECKVVTQVKSGDHTIFVGEVKLSWLDEEKEVITVKDLM, from the coding sequence ATGAAACGAACAGATTTTTCAGAAGCAAATTCCAAAACCAAACATCCGGCAAAAGTAGTGGTTGCGATCGTGAAAGATAAAGATGGTAAATTTAATCCGATAACTTTGGAATGGTATATGAAAACATCCATCAAACCGCCTATGTTTGCCATTTCCATCGGACACACACGTTATTCACACGAATGTCTGCAGCAGAATCGTTTTTTCAATCTCTGCTTTCCTTCCAACCAGATGATAGAAGCTGTAAAGTTGTGGGGATCAAAATCCGGCAGAGATCTTGATAAACTGGAAGTTGGCGGCCACGAATGGTTTGCAGGCAGACTGGATAAATACCCGATTATAAAAGATGCTAAAGCTACATTTGAATGCAAAGTTGTAACGCAGGTAAAAAGCGGAGACCACACAATTTTTGTGGGAGAGGTGAAACTCAGCTGGCTGGATGAAGAGAAAGAAGTGATAACTGTGAAGGATTTGATGTAA
- a CDS encoding 2-oxoacid:acceptor oxidoreductase family protein, with the protein MKVELICSGFGGQGSLTIGKFLAKAGMQEGKKVSWLPSYGPEMRGGTANVSTVISDKPIASPLVTHPDILIALNQPSVDKFGPLIKKGGLMIANTDMCPHKLDRDDIDVVYAPMNTIANEIGSAKVLNMVAIGVVIGKKNLVAYETIEEDLTNYLKEKNPKLLEGNLQAIKRGMEIGKEN; encoded by the coding sequence ATGAAAGTTGAACTTATCTGCTCAGGATTTGGTGGACAGGGCTCCCTTACAATTGGAAAATTTCTGGCAAAAGCTGGTATGCAGGAAGGCAAAAAAGTTTCCTGGCTGCCATCCTACGGACCGGAAATGCGAGGTGGAACCGCTAACGTTTCTACTGTGATTTCCGACAAACCGATCGCTTCTCCATTGGTAACTCATCCCGATATTCTTATCGCTCTCAATCAGCCATCCGTAGATAAATTTGGTCCGCTTATTAAGAAAGGTGGATTGATGATAGCCAATACCGATATGTGTCCTCACAAACTCGATCGTGATGATATCGATGTGGTTTACGCTCCCATGAATACAATTGCTAACGAAATCGGAAGTGCTAAAGTTTTGAACATGGTTGCAATTGGTGTTGTTATCGGAAAGAAGAATCTGGTAGCATACGAAACGATTGAAGAAGATCTTACTAATTACCTGAAAGAAAAAAATCCAAAATTATTGGAAGGAAATTTACAAGCCATTAAACGTGGCATGGAAATCGGAAAGGAAAATTAA
- a CDS encoding 2-oxoglutarate oxidoreductase has protein sequence MKVIAQRPNSLTDLNFTYCPGCTHGISHRLIAEAMDELDMRNNMMGVAPVGCSVFAYKFFNCDMAEAAHGRAPAVATGMKRARPDMHVFTYQGDGDLAAIGTAEIVHAANRGENITVFFVNNAIYGMTGGQMAPTTLPGMKTSTSPYGRDEKDIGYPIKACELLDSLQAPYYIERVSLLSPQDILKAKKAVLKAMKYNKEGKGFTFVEFVSTCPTNWGMAPSDAQKWAKENMYEYFVVKKFRDKGEEGGK, from the coding sequence ATGAAAGTAATAGCTCAAAGACCAAATTCATTAACAGACCTGAACTTCACATATTGTCCGGGTTGTACTCACGGTATTTCTCATCGCCTTATTGCTGAAGCGATGGATGAACTTGATATGCGCAATAACATGATGGGAGTTGCTCCTGTTGGTTGTTCCGTATTTGCCTATAAATTCTTTAATTGCGATATGGCTGAAGCTGCTCATGGAAGAGCTCCAGCAGTTGCTACAGGCATGAAAAGAGCACGTCCTGATATGCATGTGTTTACATATCAGGGAGATGGTGATCTGGCTGCAATCGGAACTGCGGAAATCGTTCACGCAGCAAATCGTGGAGAAAATATAACTGTTTTCTTCGTTAATAATGCAATTTATGGAATGACAGGTGGACAGATGGCTCCAACTACACTTCCGGGAATGAAAACATCAACTTCACCTTACGGAAGAGATGAAAAAGACATCGGTTATCCAATCAAAGCATGCGAACTTTTAGATTCACTGCAAGCACCCTATTATATCGAACGTGTATCTCTTCTTTCACCGCAAGATATATTGAAAGCAAAAAAAGCAGTTTTAAAAGCAATGAAATACAATAAGGAAGGAAAAGGATTTACTTTTGTGGAATTTGTTTCTACCTGCCCTACAAACTGGGGAATGGCTCCATCTGATGCACAGAAATGGGCTAAGGAAAATATGTATGAATATTTTGTAGTGAAGAAATTCCGAGATAAAGGCGAAGAGGGAGGTAAATAA
- a CDS encoding 3-methyl-2-oxobutanoate dehydrogenase subunit VorB — protein MGEKVLMKGNEAVAEAALRAGCRLYFAYPITPQSELIEYMSRMMPKAGGTFVQAESELAAINMVYGAAGCGKRVMTSSSSPGISLKMEGISYLAGANLPAVIVNVQRGGPGLGDIQPAQGDYFQATKGGGHGDYKLIVLAPSTVQEFADMADLAFELADKYRNPVMLLSDGLLGQMMEPVDFKPQKTKEELEELNKQHYDWCMHPNEDEPNHHHHEINSLEIDPVVLEQHVIKLGKKYDKIEANEVRYEEYMVNDDIEYLIVAFGTAARIAKSAVDELNAEGIKVGLFRPITVWPYPYDEIAKLITPNIKKVLVTELNLGQMVEDVKLAVCGKVQVEFLGKVGGILFTPDEIKDKIKAI, from the coding sequence ATGGGTGAAAAGGTATTGATGAAAGGTAACGAAGCAGTTGCTGAAGCTGCACTCAGAGCAGGCTGTCGGCTCTACTTTGCTTATCCCATCACCCCACAAAGCGAGCTTATCGAATACATGAGCCGCATGATGCCCAAAGCGGGTGGCACATTTGTGCAGGCCGAAAGTGAACTGGCTGCCATAAATATGGTTTATGGTGCTGCAGGTTGTGGAAAACGCGTTATGACATCTTCATCTTCTCCCGGCATTTCATTGAAGATGGAAGGTATTTCTTATCTTGCAGGAGCAAATCTTCCAGCTGTAATCGTAAATGTGCAGAGGGGCGGTCCCGGTCTTGGTGATATTCAACCTGCTCAGGGAGATTATTTCCAGGCTACAAAAGGTGGCGGACATGGTGATTATAAACTTATCGTATTAGCTCCCAGCACAGTGCAGGAATTTGCTGATATGGCCGATCTGGCTTTTGAACTGGCAGATAAATATCGCAATCCTGTGATGCTGCTTTCCGATGGACTTCTGGGTCAGATGATGGAACCGGTAGATTTTAAACCTCAGAAAACTAAAGAAGAACTGGAAGAACTTAACAAACAACATTACGATTGGTGCATGCATCCAAACGAAGATGAACCAAATCATCATCATCATGAAATTAATTCTCTGGAAATCGATCCTGTTGTATTGGAACAGCATGTTATCAAACTTGGAAAGAAATATGACAAAATAGAGGCAAACGAAGTTCGTTATGAAGAATACATGGTAAATGACGATATTGAATATCTCATTGTTGCCTTCGGAACAGCTGCCAGAATCGCAAAAAGTGCAGTTGATGAACTGAATGCAGAAGGCATTAAAGTTGGTCTTTTCCGTCCCATCACAGTTTGGCCGTATCCTTATGATGAAATTGCCAAATTAATTACACCGAACATCAAAAAGGTTCTGGTTACAGAATTGAATCTTGGTCAGATGGTGGAAGATGTGAAACTGGCTGTGTGTGGTAAAGTTCAGGTAGAATTCCTGGGAAAAGTTGGCGGAATTCTGTTCACACCGGACGAAATAAAAGATAAAATCAAGGCAATATAG
- a CDS encoding ferredoxin family protein: protein MARMTVDPNYCKGCGLCIAACPKKIIRFSEKINQKGYHYAECFDQDACIACKLCYTTCPDVAIKIEK, encoded by the coding sequence ATGGCGAGAATGACTGTTGATCCCAATTACTGTAAAGGCTGTGGATTGTGCATTGCTGCCTGTCCCAAGAAGATCATCAGATTTTCTGAGAAAATCAATCAAAAGGGCTATCATTATGCGGAATGCTTCGATCAGGATGCATGTATTGCCTGTAAACTTTGCTACACTACCTGTCCTGATGTAGCGATAAAAATCGAAAAATAA